From the genome of Triticum aestivum cultivar Chinese Spring chromosome 3B, IWGSC CS RefSeq v2.1, whole genome shotgun sequence, one region includes:
- the LOC123068517 gene encoding GTP-binding protein YPTM2 — translation MNPEYDYLFKLLLIGDSGVGKSCLLLRFADDSYLDSYISTIGVDFKIRTVEQDGKTIKLQIWDTAGQERFRTITSSYYRGAHGIIIVYDVTDQDSFNNVKQWLNEIDRYASENVNKLLVGNKCDLADKRAVSYETAKAFADEIGIPFMETSAKNALNVEQAFMAMAASIKDRMASQPAANNARPATVQIRGQPVEQKASCCSS, via the exons ATGAATCCCGAGTA TGATTACCTCTTCAAGCTTTTGCTTATTGGAGACTCAGGTGTTGGCAAGTCATGTCTGCTGTTAAGATTTGCT GACGACTCATACCTGGATAGTTACATCAGTACTATTGGAGTTGATTTT AAAATACGGACCGTGGAGCAGGACGGAAAGACTATCAAGTTGCAAATC TGGGACACTGCTGGGCAAGAACGTTTTAGAACTATTACCAGCAGCTACTACCGAGGGGCCCATGGGATTATT ATTGTCTATGACGTGACAGACCAAGATAGCTTCAACAATGTGAAGCAGTGGCTCAACGAGATTGACCGCTATGCCAGTGAGAATGTGAACAAGCTTCTCGTGGGGAACAAATGTGATCTGGCTGACAAAAGAGCTGTGTCATATGAAACAGCAAAG GCATTTGCTGATGAGATTGGCATCCCATTCATGGAGACCAGTGCAAAGAACGCCCTGAATGTTGAACAGGCTTTCATGGCCATGGCTGCTTCGATCAAGGATAG GATGGCGAGCCAGCCAGCCGCAAACAACGCTCGCCCAGCTACTGTACAGATCCGCGGGCAACCTGTCGAGCAGAAGGCCAGCTGCTGCTCTTCTTAG
- the LOC123068518 gene encoding GTP-binding protein YPTM2, with amino-acid sequence MNPEYDYLFKLLLIGDSGVGKSCLLLRFADDSYLESYISTIGVDFKIRTVEQDGKTMKLQIWDTAGQERFRTITSSYYRGAHGIIIVYDVTDQDSFNNVKQWLNEIDRYASENVNKLLVGNKSDLTDKRVVSYETAKAFADEIGIPFMETSAKNALNVEQAFMAMSASIKDRMASQPAANSARPATVQIRGQPVEQKTSCCSS; translated from the exons ATGAATCCGGAGTA TGACTATCTCTTTAAGCTTCTGCTTATCGGAGACTCAGGTGTTGGCAAGTCATGCCTTCTCTTAAGATTTGCC GATGACTCGTACCTGGAGAGTTATATCAGTACTATTGGTGTTGATTTC AAAATACGTACTGTGGAGCAAGATGGAAAGACTATGAAGCTGCAAATC TGGGATACTGCTGGGCAAGAACGCTTCAGAACTATTACTAGCAGCTACTATCGAGGGGCTCACGGGATCATT ATTGTCTATGACGTGACAGACCAGGACAGCTTCAACAATGTGAAGCAGTGGTTGAACGAGATTGATCGCTATGCTAGTGAGAATGTTAACAAGCTTCTTGTAGGGAACAAATCTGATCTCACTGACAAAAGAGTTGTATCATATGAGACAGCGAAG GCATTTGCTGATGAGATTGGCATCCCATTCATGGAGACCAGTGCAAAGAATGCCTTGAACGTTGAGCAGGCTTTCATGGCTATGTCTGCTTCAATCAAGGACAG GATGGCGAGCCAGCCAGCCGCAAACAGCGCTCGCCCAGCCACGGTGCAGATCCGCGGGCAACCTGTCGAACAGAAGACGAGCTGCTGCTCTTCTTAG